In Mycobacterium sp. JS623, one genomic interval encodes:
- the nusB gene encoding transcription antitermination factor NusB, producing MPDRKGDRGRHQARKRAVDLLFEAEARGLTPAEVAEARNALAEKESDVSPLNAYTVTVARGVTENAAHVDDLISAHLQGWTLERLPAVDRAILRVAVWELLHADDVPEPVAVDEAVELAKQLSTDDSPGFVNGVLGQVMLVTPQIRAASAAMRGTSEGS from the coding sequence ATGCCTGACCGCAAGGGTGATCGGGGGCGGCATCAGGCCCGCAAACGCGCCGTCGACCTGCTGTTCGAGGCCGAGGCGCGGGGGCTTACCCCTGCCGAGGTTGCAGAAGCGCGAAATGCCTTGGCGGAGAAAGAGTCCGACGTCTCACCTCTGAATGCGTACACGGTGACGGTGGCACGCGGCGTCACCGAGAACGCCGCGCACGTCGACGATCTCATCTCCGCGCATCTGCAGGGCTGGACGCTCGAGCGGCTGCCCGCGGTCGACAGAGCGATTCTGCGGGTGGCGGTGTGGGAGTTGTTGCACGCCGACGATGTACCCGAGCCGGTCGCAGTTGACGAGGCCGTGGAGTTGGCCAAGCAGTTGTCCACCGACGACTCACCGGGTTTCGTCAACGGCGTGCTGGGACAAGTGATGCTGGTGACGCCACAGATCCGGGCGGCTTCAGCGGCGATGCGGGGGACAAGCGAGGGCAGCTGA
- a CDS encoding DUF559 domain-containing protein: MNPELAELFYNQGGVATSGQILARTTRRRFAAAVNCGVLERMWQGIYCAGEPTDELRLRGLDLSSGKSVPVCLGTAAAIYGFDTEGTVDLHVLNPAGGQLRNADGLVVHRRDGAPLVMVDGRLATSAGWTAVEVARAQRRPRALATLDAALRSESCSRAEMWRAAVEQARRRGIVAVRELIPLADALAESPMESEARLAMIDGGLPIPKLQYEIIDGNGERRRVDFAWPQYRIAVEYDGVDWHSQPDAMKRDRRRRAALEAVGWIVIPIVFEDVRHRPWEFIAMIAKQLCHARAA; the protein is encoded by the coding sequence ATGAATCCCGAACTAGCGGAACTCTTCTACAACCAAGGCGGCGTGGCCACAAGCGGTCAAATTCTGGCCCGCACTACGAGGCGCCGTTTCGCGGCGGCTGTCAATTGCGGTGTCCTGGAGAGGATGTGGCAAGGAATCTACTGCGCCGGCGAGCCGACGGACGAGCTGAGGCTTCGCGGCCTAGACCTGTCGAGTGGCAAATCTGTACCCGTGTGCCTCGGTACCGCCGCGGCGATTTACGGTTTCGACACCGAGGGCACCGTCGACCTACATGTGCTGAATCCGGCCGGCGGACAGCTGCGTAACGCTGACGGGCTGGTGGTGCATCGGCGCGACGGCGCTCCTCTCGTGATGGTCGACGGACGACTGGCAACGTCTGCTGGGTGGACGGCTGTCGAGGTCGCCCGTGCGCAGCGTCGGCCGCGGGCGCTCGCAACGCTGGATGCCGCGCTGCGCAGTGAATCGTGTAGTCGCGCCGAGATGTGGCGCGCGGCCGTCGAGCAGGCCCGGCGGCGCGGCATCGTTGCGGTGCGCGAGCTGATCCCGCTCGCCGATGCGCTCGCGGAATCACCGATGGAAAGCGAAGCGCGGCTCGCGATGATCGACGGTGGGCTGCCGATCCCGAAACTGCAATACGAGATCATCGACGGCAATGGTGAGCGCAGGCGCGTCGACTTCGCGTGGCCGCAATACCGGATCGCGGTCGAGTATGACGGCGTCGACTGGCATAGCCAGCCCGACGCCATGAAGCGCGACCGCCGACGGCGCGCGGCTCTGGAAGCGGTCGGATGGATCGTCATCCCCATCGTGTTCGAGGATGTCCGTCACCGGCCATGGGAGTTCATCGCGATGATTGCCAAGCAGTTGTGTCACGCTCGGGCGGCGTGA
- a CDS encoding GntR family transcriptional regulator encodes MRQAFAPLSVHVVSAEPTPIRRPRADRARQVADVLRHQIHAGAYDDGLPTEQQLAAEFFASRNTVREALAVLKNEGLIDRGRKVGTHVAVRKYDHGLDALVGLKETFKDYGEVHNDVRAVLNVAAPPAVARRLRLEPGAQVVFIERLRYLGDLPLSLDLTYLAPDIGAEVLAHSLETNDVFALIEQVSGQRLGSATLALEAVSADPHSAATLQVPDGAALLMLERLTSLDDGRPVDLEYIRMRGDRITMRGSLIRSES; translated from the coding sequence ATGCGGCAGGCTTTCGCGCCTCTTAGCGTTCACGTCGTGTCAGCTGAGCCGACGCCGATCCGGCGGCCCCGCGCCGACCGTGCGCGGCAGGTCGCCGACGTGCTGCGGCATCAAATCCATGCCGGCGCCTACGACGACGGGCTGCCCACCGAACAGCAGCTGGCCGCCGAGTTCTTCGCCTCCCGTAATACCGTTCGCGAGGCGCTCGCGGTGCTCAAGAACGAAGGGCTGATCGACCGCGGGCGCAAGGTTGGCACCCACGTCGCAGTCCGCAAGTACGACCACGGCCTCGATGCCCTCGTCGGCCTGAAGGAGACTTTCAAGGACTACGGCGAGGTGCACAACGATGTGCGGGCCGTCCTAAACGTGGCCGCGCCGCCCGCGGTCGCGCGCCGACTGCGGCTCGAACCGGGCGCACAGGTGGTTTTCATCGAGCGGTTGCGCTATCTCGGCGACCTGCCGCTGTCTCTCGACCTGACGTACCTGGCGCCCGATATCGGCGCCGAGGTACTCGCGCACTCGCTAGAAACCAACGACGTGTTCGCGCTCATCGAGCAGGTCAGCGGACAACGGCTGGGATCGGCAACGCTTGCGCTGGAGGCGGTTTCGGCCGATCCGCATTCCGCAGCGACGCTGCAGGTGCCCGACGGCGCGGCTCTGCTGATGCTGGAACGTCTCACCAGCCTCGACGACGGCAGGCCCGTCGACCTCGAATACATCCGGATGCGTGGTGACCGAATCACCATGCGCGGCAGCCTGATCAGGAGCGAATCATGA
- a CDS encoding 4Fe-4S dicluster domain-containing protein translates to MTLVNQRTDVPVTIDESLCIEGCTLCVDICPLDSLAINPDNGKAYMHVDECWYCGPCAARCPTGAVTVNMPYLIR, encoded by the coding sequence ATGACGCTGGTGAACCAACGCACCGATGTTCCGGTGACGATCGACGAATCCTTGTGTATCGAGGGCTGCACGCTCTGCGTCGACATCTGTCCGCTCGACTCGCTGGCGATCAACCCGGACAACGGCAAGGCCTACATGCATGTCGACGAGTGTTGGTACTGCGGGCCCTGCGCCGCCCGCTGCCCCACCGGCGCCGTCACCGTCAACATGCCCTATCTGATCCGGTAA
- a CDS encoding ABC transporter substrate-binding protein encodes MRQLIRFVALATALLLAATGCSLDATSQSSGNVVNVVIGYQSKTINTVTAGTLLRAQGYLERRLADITSRTGTKYNVTWQDYDTGAPITAQMVAEKIDIGSMGDYPMLINGSKTQANDRARTEIVSVTGYNPKGVLNMVVVAPNSPAQKLSDLQGQKVSASVGSAGHGTLVRALSNAGLDPKSGVEVLNQQPQVGASALESGQVQGLSQFVAWPGLLVFQGKAKLLYDGAELNYPTLHGVVVRRAYAAEHPEVLDAFLQAQLDATDFLNSKPLEAAKIVADGSGLPQEVVYLYNGPGGTSFDTTLKPSLVDALKGDVPYLKSIGDFADLDVAGFVQDAPLKAAFATRNQDYGKAVAATTNPSVLGGTDPVCNTPVDNPARASELWLDGASATQPAASPTCLLKAVREATANGSKVRAAYVPDTDLGTRWFADKASWVRDGQNYLPFGTPAGAQRHVAAHPGSTAVDYQEALAGAV; translated from the coding sequence GTGAGACAACTGATTCGATTTGTAGCCCTGGCCACTGCGCTTCTCCTCGCCGCCACCGGCTGCTCACTGGACGCCACCAGCCAATCCTCCGGCAACGTCGTCAATGTCGTCATCGGCTACCAGTCGAAGACCATCAACACCGTCACCGCAGGGACATTGCTGCGCGCGCAGGGATATCTGGAGCGCCGGCTGGCCGACATCACCAGCCGGACCGGAACCAAGTACAACGTGACGTGGCAGGACTACGACACGGGTGCACCCATCACCGCGCAGATGGTCGCCGAGAAGATCGATATCGGCTCGATGGGCGACTACCCGATGTTGATCAATGGCTCCAAGACCCAGGCCAACGACCGCGCGCGCACCGAGATCGTCTCGGTGACCGGCTACAACCCCAAGGGCGTACTGAACATGGTTGTGGTGGCGCCTAATTCGCCTGCACAGAAACTCTCCGATCTCCAAGGTCAGAAGGTATCTGCCAGTGTCGGATCGGCAGGCCACGGCACGCTCGTGCGGGCGCTGTCCAACGCGGGCCTGGACCCCAAGAGCGGGGTCGAGGTGCTCAACCAGCAGCCACAGGTCGGCGCGTCAGCATTGGAATCCGGTCAGGTCCAGGGGCTTTCGCAGTTTGTGGCATGGCCAGGTCTGCTGGTCTTTCAGGGCAAGGCCAAGCTGCTGTACGACGGGGCCGAGCTGAACTATCCCACCTTGCACGGTGTTGTCGTCCGACGTGCGTACGCCGCCGAACATCCAGAAGTGCTCGACGCCTTCCTGCAGGCGCAACTCGACGCCACTGACTTCCTCAACTCCAAGCCACTGGAAGCAGCCAAGATCGTCGCCGACGGCAGCGGCCTGCCCCAGGAAGTCGTCTACCTCTACAACGGCCCAGGCGGCACCTCGTTCGATACGACGCTCAAGCCGTCATTGGTCGACGCGCTCAAAGGCGATGTGCCCTATCTGAAGTCGATCGGCGACTTCGCCGACCTCGACGTCGCCGGCTTCGTCCAGGACGCTCCTTTGAAGGCCGCATTCGCGACGCGAAACCAGGACTACGGCAAGGCCGTAGCCGCCACGACGAACCCGTCGGTGCTCGGCGGTACCGACCCGGTCTGCAACACGCCTGTCGACAATCCCGCGCGGGCCAGTGAACTCTGGCTCGACGGAGCGTCGGCCACGCAGCCCGCGGCCAGCCCGACCTGCCTGCTCAAGGCCGTTCGCGAGGCCACCGCCAACGGTTCGAAGGTCCGCGCCGCCTACGTTCCCGACACCGATCTCGGTACGCGGTGGTTCGCCGACAAGGCGTCGTGGGTGCGCGACGGCCAGAACTACCTACCGTTCGGCACCCCAGCTGGGGCCCAGCGACACGTTGCAGCCCATCCCGGAAGTACGGCGGTGGATTACCAAGAGGCGTTGGCGGGCGCCGTATGA
- a CDS encoding ABC transporter permease yields MTTADAVVPGVLEPVSARPAVLRPRSNPQWRRRLVRLASVITAIGLWQLLTANHVRMWLRFDTLPTVTQIATAFVDRLGTQAYWLDLGQSLIRILTGFGLAAVIGVGTGILLGRSAVFADVFGPLTELARPIPAIAIVPVAILLFPTDEAGIVFITFLAAYFPIMVSTRHAVRALPTIWEDSVRTFGGNSWDVLRRVVLPGILPGLFGGLSVGMGVAWICVVSAEMISGRLGVGYRTWQAYTVLSYPDVFVGIITIGVLGFATAAAVELIGRRATRWLPRGEENVR; encoded by the coding sequence ATGACGACCGCCGATGCCGTCGTCCCGGGTGTACTCGAGCCGGTAAGCGCGCGGCCGGCGGTTCTACGCCCGCGGTCGAACCCACAATGGCGCCGTCGGCTCGTGCGCCTGGCATCGGTCATCACGGCCATCGGCCTCTGGCAGCTGCTCACCGCCAACCACGTCCGGATGTGGCTACGGTTCGACACGTTGCCCACGGTCACGCAGATCGCCACGGCATTCGTGGATCGCCTTGGCACCCAGGCATACTGGCTCGACCTCGGCCAGTCGCTGATCCGGATCTTGACCGGTTTCGGGTTGGCCGCGGTCATCGGTGTTGGCACCGGGATCCTGCTCGGCCGGTCGGCGGTGTTCGCCGACGTGTTCGGTCCGTTGACCGAATTGGCGCGGCCCATCCCGGCGATCGCGATCGTTCCGGTCGCGATCCTGCTGTTCCCGACCGACGAGGCCGGGATCGTGTTCATCACGTTCCTTGCGGCCTACTTCCCGATCATGGTCAGCACCCGGCACGCCGTGCGCGCATTGCCGACGATCTGGGAGGACTCGGTGCGCACCTTCGGAGGCAACAGCTGGGATGTGCTGCGGCGCGTAGTGCTGCCCGGCATCCTGCCCGGGTTGTTCGGGGGGCTCTCTGTCGGCATGGGTGTGGCGTGGATCTGCGTGGTATCCGCCGAGATGATCTCGGGGCGACTGGGTGTGGGCTACCGCACCTGGCAGGCCTACACGGTGCTCAGCTATCCCGACGTGTTCGTCGGCATCATCACGATCGGCGTGCTCGGCTTCGCGACCGCTGCGGCCGTCGAACTGATCGGCAGGCGGGCCACCCGTTGGCTGCCCCGCGGTGAGGAGAACGTGCGATGA
- a CDS encoding ABC transporter ATP-binding protein, giving the protein MTTAVAEGMRLELDDVRLSYTGAPVVDGLSLTVQPGEILVLTGPSGCGKSTVLRALAGLLRPDSGQVLADGQEVTTTSRDRGMVFQDSALLPWRTVRSNIELALQLRGEPRANRRRRADQWIDEVGLTGFADYLPKSLSGGMRQRVQLARGLAGAPRAVMMDEPFAALDTQTRGAMQRLLIETWRAHPTTIVFVTHDVDEALILGDRVAVLGRVGQPLRAVIDVPQPRTDQTGRHALRTEIITVLGHS; this is encoded by the coding sequence ATGACGACGGCTGTGGCAGAAGGCATGCGGCTGGAGCTTGACGACGTCCGGCTGTCCTACACGGGAGCGCCAGTCGTCGATGGCTTGAGCCTGACGGTGCAGCCGGGCGAAATCCTGGTGCTCACCGGGCCATCGGGCTGCGGCAAGTCGACTGTTCTTCGCGCACTGGCCGGTCTGCTGCGGCCGGACTCCGGCCAGGTGCTGGCCGATGGGCAAGAGGTCACCACCACGTCGCGCGATCGCGGCATGGTGTTCCAGGACAGCGCGTTGTTGCCATGGCGCACAGTGCGTTCCAACATCGAACTCGCCCTTCAGTTGCGCGGTGAACCCCGCGCAAACCGACGCCGGCGTGCCGACCAGTGGATCGACGAGGTGGGACTGACCGGGTTCGCCGATTATCTGCCCAAGAGTCTGTCGGGCGGCATGCGTCAGCGCGTGCAGCTCGCTCGCGGGCTTGCCGGGGCACCCCGTGCGGTGATGATGGACGAACCGTTCGCCGCGCTGGACACCCAGACCCGCGGCGCGATGCAACGACTGCTCATCGAGACCTGGCGCGCCCACCCGACCACGATCGTGTTCGTCACCCACGACGTCGACGAAGCGCTGATCCTTGGCGACCGTGTCGCCGTTCTCGGCCGCGTCGGCCAGCCCTTGCGCGCGGTGATCGACGTGCCGCAGCCGCGCACCGACCAGACCGGCCGCCACGCACTCCGGACGGAAATCATTACAGTCCTTGGTCATTCATGA
- a CDS encoding fumarate reductase/succinate dehydrogenase flavoprotein subunit, with translation MMQIPELADTSRLDCDVLVIGGGTAGTMAALTAAEHGAQVLLLEKAHVRHSGALAMGMDGVNNAVIPGKASPEDYVAEITRANDGIVNQRTIYQTATRGFAMVQRLERYGVKFEKDEHGEYAVRRVHRSGSYVLPMPEGKDVKKALYRVLRQRSMRERITIENRLMPVRVLTDNGRAVGAAALNSRTGEFVAVAAKAVILATGACGRLGLPASGYLYGTYENPTNAGDGYSMAYHAGAELSGIECFQVNPLIKDYNGPACAYVANPFGGYQVNALGERFVDSDYWSGQMMLEVKREIESARGPIYLKVSHLPDETLTALENILHTTERPTRGTFHANRGQDYRTHDVEMHISEIGLCSGHSASGVWVDEHARTTVPGLYAAGDLACVPHNYMIGAFVYGDLAGEHAASTIADVVAPQQPPEDQLKEAHELVYRPIRQPDGPPQPQVEYKLRRFVNDYVAPPKTATKLSIAVQSFERMHDEIAEMGATTPHELMRAVEVSFIRDCAEMAARSSLTRTESRWGLYHDRADLPDRDDEEWRYHLNLRKRPDGSMEFLKRPVAPYFVPVPELEHLPSEQPVAHIEQPVLAGGQAPATSASRVRPAGPSQPPSPRIVEVVTLESPTVADLAQYLTDSDPGVRRTAVATLVENLPDGYSRPLLDALGDGDGEVRRTAADSARELAEVIPVPEDVAGQLNSADPVVRAVAVYLLSARRVGDRVQYRRASADADHRVRIEAVRALVSVDDAEGVAAAATDDNREVRIAAANGLATLRAGVDAVRSLVGDHDPLVRAAALAALGAVGCGDDDLAHVQRALTEPAWQVREGAARALAGAEPTVAVPTLTTALTDPHLDVRKAAVLTLTRWADDEPAAREALELALQDGDADVRAYARKALAV, from the coding sequence ATGATGCAGATACCTGAACTGGCCGACACGAGTCGCCTCGACTGCGATGTGCTGGTGATTGGCGGAGGCACGGCGGGCACCATGGCGGCGTTGACCGCCGCGGAGCATGGTGCGCAGGTGCTGCTGCTGGAGAAGGCGCACGTGCGCCATTCTGGCGCGTTGGCGATGGGCATGGACGGGGTGAACAACGCCGTCATCCCCGGCAAGGCCAGCCCCGAGGACTACGTCGCCGAGATCACCCGGGCCAACGACGGAATTGTCAACCAGCGCACCATTTACCAAACCGCTACGCGCGGCTTCGCGATGGTGCAGCGCCTGGAGCGCTACGGCGTCAAATTCGAGAAGGACGAGCACGGCGAGTATGCGGTGCGCCGTGTGCATCGATCGGGTTCTTACGTGCTGCCGATGCCCGAGGGCAAGGACGTCAAGAAGGCGCTGTACCGGGTGCTGCGGCAGCGGTCGATGCGCGAGAGGATCACGATCGAGAACCGGCTGATGCCGGTGCGCGTGCTGACCGACAATGGCCGCGCGGTCGGTGCCGCCGCACTGAATTCCCGCACAGGCGAATTCGTCGCGGTGGCAGCCAAGGCGGTGATCCTGGCCACCGGTGCGTGCGGCAGGCTGGGCCTGCCCGCATCGGGATACCTATACGGCACTTACGAAAACCCCACCAACGCCGGCGACGGGTATTCGATGGCGTATCACGCAGGGGCCGAACTGTCCGGAATCGAGTGCTTCCAGGTCAACCCGTTGATCAAGGACTACAACGGGCCCGCATGCGCATATGTCGCCAATCCGTTCGGCGGCTATCAGGTCAATGCATTAGGGGAACGGTTCGTCGACTCCGACTACTGGTCCGGTCAGATGATGCTCGAGGTGAAACGCGAGATCGAGTCCGCCCGCGGCCCGATCTACCTCAAGGTGTCGCATCTGCCCGACGAGACGCTGACCGCGCTGGAAAACATTCTGCACACCACCGAACGACCCACCCGTGGCACCTTTCACGCCAACCGCGGGCAGGACTACCGCACCCACGACGTCGAGATGCACATCTCCGAGATCGGCTTGTGCAGTGGGCATTCCGCCTCCGGGGTCTGGGTCGACGAGCACGCGCGCACCACGGTGCCCGGTCTGTACGCCGCGGGCGATCTGGCCTGCGTTCCGCACAACTACATGATCGGTGCCTTCGTGTACGGCGATCTGGCAGGCGAGCATGCAGCATCGACGATCGCGGACGTCGTTGCGCCGCAGCAGCCTCCCGAAGACCAGCTCAAGGAGGCGCACGAGCTCGTCTACCGTCCGATACGTCAGCCCGACGGCCCACCGCAGCCACAGGTGGAATACAAGCTGCGCCGGTTCGTCAACGACTACGTGGCTCCGCCGAAGACCGCGACGAAGCTATCGATCGCGGTGCAGAGCTTCGAGCGGATGCACGATGAAATCGCCGAGATGGGCGCCACTACACCGCATGAATTGATGCGGGCGGTGGAGGTGTCGTTCATCCGTGACTGCGCCGAAATGGCCGCCCGCTCATCGCTCACCCGCACCGAGTCGAGGTGGGGCCTGTATCACGATCGCGCCGACCTGCCCGATCGTGACGACGAAGAGTGGCGCTATCACCTGAACCTGCGCAAGAGGCCCGACGGTTCGATGGAGTTCCTGAAACGGCCCGTCGCACCGTATTTCGTGCCGGTACCAGAGCTGGAGCACCTGCCATCCGAGCAGCCCGTGGCGCATATCGAGCAGCCGGTGCTGGCCGGCGGCCAGGCGCCGGCCACCTCGGCGTCGCGCGTACGGCCGGCCGGGCCTAGCCAGCCGCCGTCGCCGCGCATCGTCGAGGTCGTGACGCTGGAATCACCGACGGTCGCTGACCTGGCGCAGTATCTGACGGACTCCGATCCGGGGGTACGAAGGACCGCGGTGGCAACGCTCGTCGAGAATCTGCCCGACGGGTACTCCCGACCACTGCTGGATGCGCTGGGCGACGGCGACGGGGAAGTGCGGCGGACCGCCGCTGACAGTGCCCGCGAACTCGCCGAGGTGATTCCTGTCCCAGAAGATGTTGCCGGACAGCTGAATTCGGCGGATCCCGTCGTCCGCGCGGTGGCGGTGTACCTGCTGAGCGCGCGGCGGGTGGGCGACCGAGTGCAATACCGGCGTGCGTCGGCGGATGCCGATCACCGCGTGCGCATCGAGGCGGTGCGGGCCCTGGTGTCCGTGGACGATGCCGAGGGCGTCGCGGCCGCCGCCACCGATGACAACCGCGAAGTCAGGATCGCAGCGGCGAACGGGCTTGCGACACTGCGCGCGGGCGTCGATGCGGTGCGCAGCCTGGTCGGCGACCACGACCCCCTAGTGCGGGCCGCGGCGCTGGCTGCGCTCGGCGCCGTCGGCTGTGGCGACGACGATTTGGCCCACGTACAGCGTGCGCTCACCGAACCGGCGTGGCAGGTCCGTGAAGGTGCCGCAAGGGCACTGGCCGGAGCAGAGCCGACGGTCGCCGTCCCCACGCTGACAACCGCGCTCACCGATCCGCACCTCGACGTCCGTAAGGCGGCGGTGCTGACCTTGACGCGGTGGGCGGACGACGAGCCCGCGGCGCGTGAGGCGTTGGAGCTGGCGCTTCAGGACGGCGACGCCGACGTGCGGGCGTATGCCCGGAAGGCATTGGCGGTATGA
- a CDS encoding FAD-dependent monooxygenase — MPTVLINGAGIAGPALAFWLTKSGYQVTIVELADGIRPGGQTVDLRGAGGDVVERMGLIDQMRQRSLDQRGVAWIKADGSRRAEMPVTAFNGNGLVSKLEILRGDLVDVLYQATNAQTDYRFGTRIEELGQTQDAVTATLSDGSTVSADIVVGCDGPHSAVRRLVFGPEEQFVKPLGGYNAWFTAPDTVGLDGWYLMYQAPGLNASMRPSHDPALCKAGLAFRSEPLTYERRNADEQRALLATYFAGAGWQCDALLSAAQTADDFYFDAFAQVHMPTISQGRVTLAGDAGYCASPLSGMGTSLALVGAYVLAGELGSAKSLDAERIQVALKRYEAVMRPYIQRCQGLPNGVDGYLPKSSSDITITAQVMKWMQRWPFRSFAEKKWFTTADAIDLPDYAAP, encoded by the coding sequence ATGCCGACGGTACTGATCAACGGTGCCGGGATCGCGGGACCCGCACTTGCCTTCTGGCTCACCAAAAGTGGCTATCAGGTAACGATCGTCGAACTCGCGGACGGCATTCGCCCCGGAGGACAAACCGTCGACTTGCGCGGCGCGGGCGGCGATGTGGTCGAGCGCATGGGGCTCATCGACCAGATGCGCCAACGCTCTCTCGACCAGCGTGGCGTCGCGTGGATCAAGGCCGACGGCAGCAGGCGCGCCGAGATGCCGGTCACCGCGTTCAACGGGAACGGCTTGGTTTCCAAGCTCGAGATTCTGCGCGGCGATCTGGTCGACGTGCTGTATCAGGCGACCAATGCGCAGACCGACTACCGCTTCGGCACCCGCATCGAGGAACTCGGCCAGACCCAGGATGCCGTGACAGCGACGCTGAGCGACGGGTCGACTGTGTCCGCGGACATCGTCGTCGGTTGCGATGGACCACATTCGGCAGTGCGGCGCTTGGTTTTTGGGCCCGAAGAGCAGTTCGTCAAACCACTGGGCGGATACAATGCATGGTTCACCGCGCCCGACACCGTCGGACTCGATGGCTGGTATCTGATGTATCAAGCACCGGGTCTCAACGCGTCGATGCGGCCGTCGCATGATCCAGCGCTGTGCAAGGCCGGACTGGCCTTTCGCTCAGAACCCCTTACCTATGAGCGACGCAATGCCGACGAGCAACGAGCGTTGCTGGCAACGTATTTCGCTGGCGCCGGTTGGCAGTGCGACGCACTCTTGTCCGCCGCGCAGACCGCCGACGACTTCTACTTCGACGCGTTCGCACAGGTGCACATGCCGACAATTTCGCAGGGCCGGGTCACCCTCGCCGGTGACGCCGGATATTGCGCTTCACCACTGAGCGGCATGGGCACCAGCCTCGCGTTGGTCGGCGCCTACGTGTTGGCGGGCGAACTTGGCTCCGCCAAATCTCTAGACGCCGAACGCATCCAGGTCGCGCTGAAGCGATACGAGGCCGTGATGCGACCGTACATCCAGAGGTGCCAGGGTCTGCCCAACGGCGTCGACGGCTACCTGCCGAAGTCGAGCAGCGACATCACGATCACCGCACAGGTGATGAAGTGGATGCAGCGCTGGCCGTTCCGCTCCTTCGCTGAGAAGAAGTGGTTCACCACCGCGGACGCCATTGACCTGCCGGACTACGCCGCACCGTGA
- a CDS encoding serine hydrolase domain-containing protein gives MKLDTNQASIREAIDAGLLAGAVTLVWRSGEVLQVNELGHRDVHANLPMQRDSIFRIASMTKPVTVAAAMTLVDEGRLALTDPVVKWLPELSDMRVLASPGGPLDKTQPARRPITVDDLMTHRSGLAYFFSVTGPLAKAYSRISPRQGPDRWLAEVAALPLQHQPGDRLTYSNATDVLGIVLERIEGKSLQEVLAERVLGPLNMTDTGFFVDSRSRGRTATMYKLEDDDTLSHDAMGPPPITPPPFCMGGANLFSTADDYLKFVRMLLAGGEVDGVRVLSDESVRLMRTDRLTDEQKQHPFLGMPFWIGRGFGLNLSVVTDPARSRQLFGPGGLGTFSWPGAYGTWWQADPSENLILIYLIQNLPNFGADAAAAVAGNTALLKLQSTQPKFVRRTYQALEI, from the coding sequence ATGAAGCTCGACACCAACCAGGCGTCCATCCGCGAGGCCATCGACGCCGGCCTGTTGGCTGGCGCGGTCACGCTCGTGTGGCGCTCCGGCGAGGTGCTCCAGGTCAACGAGCTCGGCCACCGCGACGTGCACGCCAACCTGCCCATGCAGCGCGACTCGATCTTCCGTATCGCGTCGATGACCAAACCCGTCACCGTCGCCGCGGCCATGACCTTGGTCGACGAGGGCAGGCTCGCCCTAACCGACCCCGTCGTGAAATGGCTACCGGAATTGTCGGACATGCGGGTGCTCGCCTCTCCGGGCGGTCCACTCGACAAGACGCAGCCGGCGCGTCGGCCCATCACCGTCGACGACCTGATGACCCACCGCAGCGGGCTCGCATACTTCTTCTCAGTGACCGGTCCGCTGGCTAAGGCGTATTCGCGCATTTCGCCCCGGCAGGGCCCCGACCGCTGGCTAGCCGAGGTGGCCGCGCTGCCGCTGCAGCATCAACCCGGCGACCGCCTGACCTACAGCAATGCGACGGATGTGCTGGGGATTGTGCTCGAGCGGATTGAGGGCAAGTCCCTGCAGGAAGTGCTCGCCGAGCGGGTGCTGGGTCCGCTGAACATGACGGACACCGGGTTCTTCGTTGACTCCCGCAGTCGCGGTCGTACCGCGACGATGTACAAGCTCGAGGACGACGACACCCTCAGCCATGACGCGATGGGTCCCCCGCCGATCACGCCGCCGCCGTTTTGCATGGGCGGCGCCAATCTGTTCTCCACCGCCGACGATTATCTGAAGTTCGTCCGAATGCTGTTAGCGGGCGGCGAAGTCGACGGCGTACGTGTGCTGTCGGACGAGTCCGTGAGGTTGATGCGCACCGACCGGCTGACCGACGAGCAGAAGCAACATCCGTTTCTCGGCATGCCGTTCTGGATCGGCCGCGGTTTCGGCTTGAATCTTTCGGTGGTGACCGACCCAGCCCGATCCCGGCAACTGTTTGGCCCAGGAGGTCTTGGCACGTTCAGTTGGCCGGGCGCATACGGTACGTGGTGGCAAGCGGATCCGAGCGAGAACCTCATCTTGATCTACCTGATCCAGAACCTGCCGAACTTCGGCGCAGACGCGGCGGCCGCTGTCGCGGGTAACACCGCATTGCTGAAACTTCAATCCACCCAACCGAAGTTCGTCCGGCGCACCTACCAGGCGCTCGAAATCTAG